One Labeo rohita strain BAU-BD-2019 chromosome 12, IGBB_LRoh.1.0, whole genome shotgun sequence genomic region harbors:
- the slc16a5a gene encoding monocarboxylate transporter 6, whose amino-acid sequence MAPQQPSSMEEQSGELCEPESEEGEKQEPGPPSDQAHPVTYDAPDGGWGWVVLVATILVLALTLAFPSCIGIFYLDLQEEFQASNSETSWVPSIMTSVLHAGGPLCSVLVEHFGCRATVMFGGVLSGFGMAVSSFSHSIVDLYITTGVITGLGFCFSFQPAVTILGHYFVRRRPFANAMSSTGTALGLSTLPFLGDYLQSTLGWRGSFLVLGAVLLNCCVCGAVMRPVRPRKPKKTEVMSIDPRPAGKKGCVLGIFRSLASALRKHMAFDLFCSNLRFRIFSLGITWMMLGFVVPLIYLVPYATAHKMDPSRAALLLSILGFVNIIVRPPAGVLFSLSWFKGRHIYVFSAALLINGLSNSICCISASFPVLLMYVLTYGLCMSVVGSLMFTVLMDTVEMSRFPSALGLLSIMESVTLLIGPPLAGILVDRTDQYTYVFLACSISVALSALFLMVSFYYLDSHDAAQKNGSPASGSPVKPAVNLPMDCQYSSVPTDGEKTNNPSSEAEKNTDV is encoded by the exons ATGGCACCTCAGCAACCTTCCAGCATGGAGGAGCAGTCAGGGGAGCTATGTGAACCTGAATCTGAGGAGGGAGAAAAACAAGAACCAGGACCTCCTTCTGATCAAGCTCATCCAGTTACCTACGATGCTCCAGATGGAGGCTGGGGATGGGTGGTCCTGGTGGCTACTATCCTTGTCTTAGCTCTGACACTGGCCTTCCCCTCCTGCATTGGCATCTTCTACTTAGATCTTCAGGAAGAATTTCAAGCCAGCAACAGTGAGACGTCTTGGGTGCCATCGATAATGACGTCAGTTCTGCATGCGGGAG GTCCTCTGTGCAGTGTGCTGGTGGAACACTTTGGTTGCCGGGCGACAGTGATGTTTGGGGGAGTGCTGAGTGGTTTTGGGATGGCGGTCAGCTCTTTCTCACATTCCATCGTTGACTTGTACATCACCACTGGGGTCATCACAG GTCTGGGATTCTGTTTTAGCTTCCAGCCTGCGGTCACTATACTTGGCCACTACTTTGTGCGCCGTCGTCCTTTCGCCAATGCAATGTCCTCCACCGGTACTGCTCTGGGTCTGTCTACATTGCCCTTTTTAGGTGACTATCTGCAGAGTACGCTGGGCTGGAGAGGGAGCTTTCTGGTACTTGGCGCTGTGCTGCTCAACTGCTGTGTTTGTGGAGCCGTCATGAGACCAGTCAGGCCTCGCAAGCCAAAAAAGACAGAGGTGATGAGCATCGATCCCAGACCCGCAGGCAAAAAGGGATGCGTGTTGGGGATCTTTCGGAGTTTAGCATCAGCCCTCAGAAAACACATGGCCTTTGACCTCTTCTGTAGTAATTTGCGATTTCGTATTTTTTCACTGGGCATCACTTGGATGATGTTGGGGTTTGTGGTGCCGCTTATTTACCTGGTCCCATATGCAACAGCTCACAAAATGGATCCAAGCCGTGCCGCCCTGCTGCTTTCAATCCTGGGCTTTGTCAACATCATTGTGCGCCCTCCCGCTGGAGTGCTCTTTAGCCTGTCCTGGTTTAAAGGTCGACACATTTATGTTTTCTCAGCCGCACTCCTGATAAATGGACTCAGTAATAGTATCTGCTGCATTTCTGCCAGTTTCCCAGTGCTGTTAATGTATGTGCTGACGTACGGACTGTGCATGAGCGTGGTAGGCTCGCTGATGTTCACCGTTCTGATGGACACGGTGGAGATGAGTCGATTCCCTTCTGCGCTTGGCCTGCTGTCTATCATGGAAAGCGTCACGCTGCTGATAGGACCTCCTCTTGCAG GAATCCTTGTGGACCGTACCGACCAGTACACGTATGTGTTCCTGGCCTGCAGCATCTCAGTGGCCTTATCAGCTCTGTTCCTCATGGTTTCCTTTTACTATCTGGACTCCCATGATGCAGCCCAGAAGAACGGTTCACCAGCATCTGGGTCTCCAGTTAAACCTGCAGTCAATTTGCCCATGGACTGCCAGTACAGCAGTGTGCCTACAGATGGAGAAAAGACAAATAACCCATCATCAgaagcagaaaaaaacacagatgtatGA
- the tap2t gene encoding antigen peptide transporter 2: MTSKAHPICSRTVAVHFCLLCCDLVVWACVWVVLLWLDGEGSLDLWCLWALRAISCFVLYSLSTIFADNSTQPLLKRWVALLSFLPPVFDSMQTMLQGTIRGFSPVPDPGMVILSSVTSTVIYVVWEKAFPHGGSSKGGRNQKKDEEAKALLMRVIRYSRPDYLHLGAAFLFLSLAALFETFIPYCIGKVIDILSGKYQHTNFSWAIGLMALCSLGSSLFSGLRGGMFMCSLSRLNKRIRHMLFQNLMKQEISFFEENKPGSLTSRLISDTDKMGRSVAMNVNVLLRSLVKTCGMLFFMLRLSWQLTLLTCIEMPLLAFIQNSYNNISQKTAKELQDCNAETTELASSVIGSMKTVRSFKAEHQEVRRYEDTLNRKLQVLRRKGIYSAIHLLIRRFITVGLKVAMLFQGRNLISSGQLSSGSLLAFVFYQKDMVTNMKHLVYIYGDMLNTVVSSVKVFQLLDRKPQMKEAGDLAPEKLEGRLTFEKVTFSYHSRPNDKALKSVTLELSPGKLTALVGPSGGGKTSCVCLLQRFYEPQEGELLLDGEPLYHYQHQYLRQKVAMVSQDPVLFAGSVRYNIEYGLKDCTLERVKEAARKANAHNFICKLEQEYDTDVGECGGQLSAGQKQCIAIARALIRNPQILILDEATSHMDSSTQQAVQDVLSNITDQTVLVIAHRLETVAKADHIIFMEGGEVVEQGTHKQLMANEGRYYRLKEKLFNLETQPVD, translated from the exons ATGACTTCAAAAGCTCACCCCATCTGTAGCAGAACTGTAGCAGTGCATTTCTGCCTGCTGTGCTGTGATCTTGTCGTCTGGGCTTGTGTATGGGTTGTACTCCTGTGGCTGGATGGAGAAGGAAGTCTGGATCTATGGTGCCTGTGGGCTCTCAGGGCCATCAGCTGTTTTGTGCTTTATTCATTGAGCACAATATTTGCTGATAACAGTACTCAGCCTCTCCTTAAGCGCTGGGTAGCCCTACTGAGCTTCTTACCTCCAGTGTTTGACAGTATGCAGACAATGCTGCAGGGGACCATTAGAGGCTTCAGTCCTGTTCCTGATCCTGGTATGGTGATCCTGAGCTCTGTTACATCTACTGTCATATATGTGGTGTGGGAGAAGGCCTTCCCACATGGTGGATCATCTAAGGGTGGCAGAAACCAGAAGAAAGATGAAGAGGCCAAAGCACTCCTAATGAGGGTCATTCGCTACTCCAGGCCTGACTATCTTCATTTAGGGGCTGCATTTCTTTTCCTCAGCCTGGCAGCGCTGT ttgagACATTTATTCCATACTGCATAGGAAAAGTAATTGACATATTGAGTGGAAAGTACCAGCACACTAATTTCTCCTGGGCTATCGGACTCATGGCATTGTGCTCACTTGGAAG TTCTTTGTTCAGTGGTCTGCGTGGCGGGATGTTCATGTGTAGCCTCAGCAGACTCAACAAGAGAATACGACACATGTTGTTCCAGAATCTTATGAAGCAAGAGATCAGCTTCTTTGAAGAAAACAAACCAG GTAGTCTCACATCACGTTTGATCTCTGACACTGATAAAATGGGACGTTCTGTGGCCATGAATGTGAATGTGTTACTGCGGAGTTTGGTGAAGACATGTGGCATGCTGTTCTTTATGCTGCGCCTATCCTGGCAGTTAACCCTCCTCACCTGCATCGAAATGCCACTTCTTGCTTTCATTCAGAATTCGTACAACAACATCTCCCAA AAAACAGCCAAAGAGCTTCAGGACTGTAATGCAGAGACTACAGAGTTGGCATCTTCTGTCATTGGCTCGATGAAGACTGTGCGGAGTTTTAAGGCAGAGCATCAGGAGGTCCGGCGATATGAAGACACTCTTAACAGGAAGCTCCAGGTTCTGAGGCGTAAAGGCATCTACAGTGCCATCCATCTTTTAATACGCAGG TTCATTACGGTAGGCTTGAAGGTAGCAATGCTGTTCCAAGGCCGAAATCTCATCTCCTCCGGACAGCTCAGCAGCGGCAGCCTCCTAGCGTTTGTTTTCTATCAGAAGGACATGGTGACCAATATGAAG CATCTTGTATACATCTATGGAGACATGCTGAATACGGTGGTATCATCAGTGAAAGTCTTCCAGCTGCTTGACAGGAAGCCACAGATGAAAGAGGCAGGTGATCTGGCCCCAGAGAAGCTTGAAGGAAGACTAACCTTTGAAAAGGTCACCTTTTCCTACCACTCCCGGCCTAACGATAAAGCACTTAAG TCTGTTACACTGGAATTGAGTCCAGGGAAGCTGACAGCATTGGTAGGACCCTCAGGTGGTGGGAAAACCTCTTGCGTCTGCTTGCTGCAAAGGTTCTATGAGCCACAGGAGGGTGAGCTTTTACTGGATGGAGAACCTCTGTACCACTACCAACACCAGTACTTGCGTCAAAAG GTGGCGATGGTATCGCAAGATCCTGTGCTTTTCGCTGGTTCTGTGAGATATAACATTGAATACGGTTTGAAGGACTGCACACTTGAAAGAGTAAAAGAAGCTGCTCGGAAAGCCAACGCACACAACTTCATATGCAAATTGGAACAAGAATATGACACAG ATGTTGGTGAGTGTGGTGGCCAGCTTTCCGCAGGGCAGAAGCAATGCATTGCCATAGCCAGGGCTCTAATAAGGAACCCACAGATTCTCATCTTGGACGAGGCCACCAGCCACATGGACAGCAGCACACAACAAGCT GTTCAAGATGTGCTCAGTAACATTACGGATCAGACAGTACTGGTGATAGCTCATCGTTTGGAGACTGTAGCAAAAGCTGACCACATTATCTTCATGGAGGGAGGTGAAGTCGTGGAGCAGGGAACACACAAGCAGCTCATGGCCAATGAAGGAAGATACTATCGGCTCAAAGAAAAGCTTTTCAATCTGGAGACACAACCAGTGGACTAA